A section of the Deltaproteobacteria bacterium genome encodes:
- the recO gene encoding DNA repair protein RecO, whose amino-acid sequence MPLYSSESIVLRKIDYRDADRIVTFLTPDHGKLAGLARGARRLKSRFGPALETLTHGTLIYFDREEKNLVNINHFDILHSFRRVREDLFRSASGQYLAELVLGLLPEREAAPEIFQLLLQTLNRLQEVVETEPILRIFEIRLLVLAGFAPKMNACVQCGGGTEPFRFSLRQGGILCRKCRGRTDEGTALSRGCLRFWEEVLTLTEERLGHIRLERKLNRELRELLHLYFRNLLGREIRSYVFLEKLRKEIGGLTL is encoded by the coding sequence ATGCCCCTCTACTCTTCGGAATCGATTGTCCTTCGGAAGATTGATTACCGGGATGCCGACCGGATCGTAACCTTCCTGACACCGGACCACGGCAAACTGGCCGGTCTGGCTCGGGGCGCCCGGCGCCTCAAAAGCCGTTTCGGACCCGCCCTGGAGACGCTTACGCACGGTACGCTCATCTACTTCGACCGGGAAGAGAAAAACCTGGTCAACATCAATCATTTCGACATTCTCCATTCCTTCAGAAGGGTCCGGGAGGACCTTTTTCGTTCTGCTTCCGGTCAATATCTGGCGGAGCTTGTACTGGGCCTTTTACCTGAACGGGAGGCTGCACCGGAAATTTTTCAGCTTCTTTTGCAGACCCTGAACCGTCTGCAGGAAGTCGTTGAAACGGAACCGATTCTCCGGATTTTCGAAATCCGGCTGCTTGTGCTGGCGGGTTTCGCCCCAAAGATGAATGCCTGTGTGCAATGCGGCGGCGGGACGGAGCCCTTTCGGTTTTCCCTCCGTCAGGGGGGAATTCTCTGCCGGAAGTGTCGGGGGCGCACCGACGAGGGAACCGCGCTCTCCCGCGGGTGCCTTCGCTTCTGGGAGGAGGTCCTCACTCTGACGGAAGAACGTCTTGGACATATACGACTGGAACGGAAGTTGAACAGGGAGCTGCGGGAGTTGCTCCATCTCTATTTCCGGAACCTTCTCGGCCGGGAAATCCGCTCTTATGTGTTTCTCGAAAAACTCCGTAAAGAGATCGGCGGCTTGACTCTGTAG
- the purS gene encoding phosphoribosylformylglycinamidine synthase subunit PurS — protein sequence MKARVYVTLKEGVLDPQGKTVKHALDNLGFEGVQEVRIGKYMEVSLGEMSAADAEKAVHSMCEKLLANTVIEDYRVEIEA from the coding sequence CTGAAGGCCAGGGTCTATGTGACACTGAAAGAGGGGGTTCTTGATCCCCAGGGGAAGACCGTCAAGCACGCCCTCGATAATCTCGGATTTGAGGGGGTGCAGGAGGTCCGGATCGGTAAATACATGGAGGTCTCTCTCGGGGAGATGTCCGCAGCAGATGCGGAGAAGGCCGTACACTCGATGTGCGAGAAGCTTCTCGCCAATACCGTGATCGAAGATTACCGGGTGGAGATCGAGGCATGA
- the purL gene encoding phosphoribosylformylglycinamidine synthase subunit PurL has translation MQEPVITEEIVQQHGLSPEEYERILSILGRKPTFTELGIFSVMWSEHCSYKSSRLHLKKFPTEAPYVIEGPGENAGVIDIGDGLAAVFKMESHNHPSFIEPYQGAATGVGGIMRDVFTMGARPVANMNSLRFGKLTEPHNQYLLDGVVDGIAGYGNCMGVPTIGGEICFSDCYNGNCLVNAFTLGIAASDGIFRGYASGPGNVVIYVGSRTGRDGIHGVTMASEEFVDDSEQKKPTVQVGDPFMEKLLLEACLEVMKKDLLVGIQDMGGAGLTSSSCEMAGRAGTGVELDLSLVPRREEGMIPYEIMLSESQERMLLVAEKENEEAIHEIFKKWDLEAVTIGRVTDDGMLRILDGGKQVAEIPALKIAQQAPIYDRPHGESETQRERRILDLDLISVPVDLQEILPILLGDHDIADKEWVFEQYDHMVRTNTIVLPGSDAAVIRVKGTKKGIAVSTDCNGRYCYLDPYVGGMAAVAEAARNVVCAGARPMAITDCLNFGNPEKPEIMWQFVQAVEGMSAACRALGTPVVSGNVSFYNETKGEAIWPTPTVGMVGLIEDVHRHMTQWFKQEGDAILLVGETLEELGGSKYLEVMHGQVSGPPPVLDLEKERTVQETVLKACEAGLLRSAHDCSEGGLAVALAECCLTGSGPHIGARVSLDDDLRPDVLLFGESQSRIVVSIEDKYLDTFKEIANRIGAPVTFLGLVGGVDLSIDLQGRTFQWPVETLRKIHRSAIRYQMIHDATV, from the coding sequence ATGCAGGAACCTGTCATCACGGAAGAAATCGTTCAGCAGCATGGACTCTCTCCGGAGGAGTACGAGCGGATCCTGTCGATCCTCGGAAGGAAGCCGACCTTTACGGAATTGGGGATTTTTTCCGTGATGTGGAGCGAACACTGTAGTTACAAGAGTTCCCGTCTCCACCTGAAGAAGTTTCCGACCGAAGCCCCTTACGTGATCGAAGGACCGGGCGAGAATGCGGGCGTCATCGATATCGGAGATGGTCTCGCCGCGGTCTTCAAAATGGAAAGCCATAACCACCCATCCTTCATTGAACCTTACCAGGGGGCCGCTACCGGTGTCGGCGGGATCATGCGGGACGTCTTCACCATGGGGGCGCGCCCCGTGGCGAACATGAATTCCCTCCGTTTCGGAAAACTGACGGAACCCCATAACCAATATTTATTGGACGGCGTCGTCGACGGAATAGCCGGATATGGCAACTGCATGGGGGTTCCCACGATCGGCGGGGAGATCTGTTTCTCCGACTGCTATAACGGCAACTGCCTCGTCAACGCCTTTACGCTGGGGATCGCCGCATCGGACGGGATCTTCCGGGGGTATGCCTCCGGACCCGGGAACGTGGTGATCTACGTCGGATCCAGGACCGGCCGGGACGGCATCCACGGGGTGACCATGGCCTCGGAGGAGTTCGTCGATGATTCGGAACAGAAGAAACCGACCGTCCAGGTCGGCGACCCCTTCATGGAGAAACTGCTCCTTGAGGCCTGTCTTGAGGTCATGAAAAAGGATCTCCTCGTCGGTATCCAGGACATGGGAGGAGCGGGTCTGACCAGTTCCTCCTGCGAGATGGCCGGCCGGGCCGGGACGGGGGTGGAACTCGACCTGTCGCTTGTGCCCCGCCGGGAAGAGGGGATGATCCCCTACGAGATCATGCTCTCCGAATCGCAGGAGAGAATGCTCCTCGTGGCCGAAAAAGAAAATGAAGAGGCGATCCATGAAATCTTCAAAAAGTGGGACCTAGAGGCCGTCACCATCGGCCGCGTGACGGATGACGGTATGCTGCGCATCCTCGACGGCGGGAAACAGGTCGCCGAGATCCCGGCTCTTAAGATCGCGCAGCAGGCGCCGATATACGACCGGCCCCATGGAGAATCGGAGACGCAGCGTGAGCGGCGCATCCTCGATCTTGATTTGATCTCCGTTCCCGTGGACCTTCAGGAAATCCTCCCGATCCTCCTGGGCGACCACGACATCGCCGACAAGGAGTGGGTCTTCGAGCAGTACGATCACATGGTCCGGACCAATACCATCGTCCTTCCCGGCTCCGACGCCGCCGTCATCCGGGTGAAGGGGACGAAGAAAGGGATCGCCGTCTCCACCGACTGCAACGGTCGCTATTGCTATCTTGATCCCTATGTCGGCGGGATGGCCGCCGTGGCCGAAGCGGCCCGGAATGTGGTCTGCGCCGGGGCCCGTCCGATGGCCATCACGGACTGCCTGAATTTCGGCAATCCCGAGAAGCCGGAGATCATGTGGCAGTTTGTGCAGGCCGTGGAGGGGATGAGCGCCGCCTGCCGGGCACTGGGGACGCCGGTGGTGAGCGGGAACGTCAGTTTCTACAATGAAACGAAGGGAGAGGCGATCTGGCCGACGCCGACCGTCGGGATGGTGGGGCTGATTGAGGATGTGCATCGACACATGACGCAATGGTTCAAACAAGAAGGAGATGCGATCCTGCTCGTGGGCGAGACCCTCGAGGAGTTGGGCGGCTCGAAGTATCTTGAAGTCATGCATGGACAAGTCAGCGGGCCGCCGCCGGTCCTCGACCTGGAGAAAGAGCGAACGGTGCAGGAAACGGTGCTGAAGGCCTGTGAAGCGGGTCTGCTTCGTTCCGCGCATGACTGTTCCGAAGGGGGGCTTGCCGTGGCCCTGGCCGAATGTTGTCTGACCGGCTCAGGACCCCATATCGGTGCCCGGGTTTCCCTGGATGACGATCTCCGTCCCGATGTCCTCCTCTTCGGGGAGAGCCAGTCCCGCATCGTGGTCAGTATCGAAGACAAGTACCTCGATACCTTCAAGGAGATTGCCAACCGGATCGGCGCCCCCGTGACCTTCCTGGGGCTGGTCGGAGGGGTGGACCTTTCGATCGACCTGCAGGGACGGACCTTCCAATGGCCGGTTGAAACCCTCCGAAAAATCCATCGTAGTGCCATCCGGTATCAGATGATCCATGATGCAACCGTATAA
- a CDS encoding GTPase Era, with product MASYETKNVFRSGYVALIGRPNVGKSTLMNRIIGEKISIVTDKPQTTRNSILGIRTTDRYQVLFLDTPGIHKAKRRLNERMVQTALAALKDADLIFFLVEPEIRFLEQGDFILHRLHEVSRPIYLIINKIDTIQKERILPLISAYREKLSFQEVVPISALTGDGVDRLEEVIADALPEGPPYFPEESLTDVSKRFMIAEMIREKIIFRTEKEIPHSVAVRVEQVKARPSGKLVDVDAVIYVEKDSQKGILIGKGGRMLRAIGSLVRPEVESLLGSQVFLRLWVKVRKDWRSQVRMLRELGYE from the coding sequence ATGGCGTCGTATGAAACAAAAAATGTGTTCCGTTCGGGCTACGTGGCCCTGATCGGGCGGCCGAATGTGGGGAAATCGACCCTGATGAACCGGATTATCGGGGAGAAAATTTCCATCGTGACCGACAAACCCCAGACCACGCGGAACAGTATCCTGGGGATCAGGACGACGGACCGGTACCAGGTTCTTTTTCTCGATACGCCGGGAATTCACAAGGCGAAACGTCGCTTAAACGAGAGGATGGTTCAGACGGCTCTTGCCGCTCTGAAAGATGCGGATTTGATTTTCTTTCTCGTAGAACCGGAGATCAGGTTTCTTGAACAGGGCGATTTCATACTGCATAGATTACATGAGGTAAGTAGGCCGATCTATTTGATTATAAACAAGATAGATACGATACAAAAGGAGCGGATTCTTCCCCTGATTTCCGCGTACCGGGAAAAACTGAGTTTCCAGGAGGTTGTGCCGATTTCGGCGCTGACCGGGGACGGCGTCGATCGTCTCGAAGAGGTGATTGCGGATGCGTTGCCGGAAGGACCTCCCTATTTTCCGGAAGAGAGCCTGACCGATGTTTCCAAACGTTTTATGATCGCCGAGATGATTCGAGAGAAAATCATTTTCCGGACCGAGAAGGAGATCCCGCATTCCGTGGCCGTCCGGGTTGAACAGGTCAAGGCCCGTCCTTCCGGAAAACTGGTCGATGTGGATGCCGTCATCTATGTGGAAAAGGATTCACAGAAAGGGATTCTGATCGGGAAGGGGGGGCGGATGTTGCGGGCAATCGGTTCCCTCGTCCGTCCGGAGGTCGAATCGCTCCTGGGCTCCCAGGTCTTTCTGCGTCTCTGGGTCAAGGTCCGGAAAGACTGGCGCAGTCAGGTCAGGATGCTCCGGGAACTGGGATACGAGTAG
- the mgtE gene encoding magnesium transporter gives MHTKKFEITLRSIRRYLERNANLNILRILEQTHPADIAHLFRHISLEEKKKLFNIVRANEILAADVVSEMGEALWDELVADLNPQETSEIVQEMESDDAADLLGSLEEEKAQEILDLMKNEDGVADVKKLLDYDEDTAGGIMTTDVFHVYEDMTVGDAVEEVRRAEDFEMVFYLYVVDRHQHLLGVISLRQLIVGTPDQTVREIMNSDVVYVTVDTDQEEVAREVEKYDLLAIPVVDEAHRLQGVVTVDDVIGVIREEATEDLYKMAGTDDEEITSKSSFKIARLRFPWLTATLVAGVVNSYLIASFQNSMNKVIALAAFIPVILGMGGNIGGQSAVIVVRGMALGRIGLDNLLPVIFKEVRVGLLLGFVYGNLLGIFTYIFYHSSPLLGLVVGLSICASMLFAVTIGVLYPMIFKKLGIDPAVATNPFVTTSTDLVGILIYFSIATALMPIG, from the coding sequence ATGCATACGAAGAAATTTGAAATTACATTACGGTCGATCCGGCGCTATCTGGAACGGAATGCAAATCTGAATATCCTCCGGATCCTTGAACAGACCCATCCGGCCGATATCGCCCATCTTTTCCGGCATATCTCGCTGGAGGAAAAGAAGAAGCTCTTTAACATCGTCCGGGCCAATGAGATCCTGGCGGCCGATGTGGTAAGTGAAATGGGAGAAGCGCTCTGGGATGAACTTGTGGCCGATCTCAATCCGCAGGAGACTTCGGAGATTGTCCAGGAGATGGAGTCGGACGATGCCGCCGACCTGCTCGGGTCCCTTGAAGAGGAGAAGGCCCAGGAAATTCTTGACCTCATGAAGAACGAGGACGGGGTCGCCGACGTCAAAAAGCTCCTCGACTACGACGAGGATACCGCCGGCGGGATCATGACGACCGACGTTTTTCATGTTTATGAAGATATGACCGTCGGCGATGCGGTTGAAGAGGTCCGCCGGGCGGAAGATTTCGAGATGGTGTTCTACCTCTATGTTGTTGACCGCCATCAGCACCTGTTGGGTGTCATCTCCCTTCGGCAGTTGATTGTCGGGACTCCCGATCAGACGGTGCGGGAGATTATGAATTCCGATGTCGTCTATGTGACGGTGGACACCGACCAGGAAGAGGTCGCCCGGGAGGTGGAAAAATACGATCTGCTGGCCATTCCCGTGGTGGACGAGGCCCATCGGCTCCAGGGGGTCGTAACCGTCGACGACGTTATTGGCGTTATCCGGGAAGAGGCGACGGAAGATCTCTACAAAATGGCCGGGACCGACGATGAAGAGATTACGAGCAAGTCTTCTTTCAAGATCGCCCGTCTCCGCTTTCCCTGGCTGACGGCGACCCTGGTTGCCGGGGTTGTGAATTCCTATCTGATCGCCTCTTTTCAGAATTCGATGAACAAGGTCATTGCACTGGCGGCATTTATCCCGGTCATCCTCGGGATGGGAGGGAACATCGGCGGGCAGAGCGCCGTTATTGTCGTTCGTGGAATGGCCCTCGGTCGGATCGGGCTCGATAATCTCCTGCCGGTGATCTTCAAGGAGGTCCGCGTCGGGCTCCTTCTGGGGTTTGTTTACGGCAACCTCCTCGGGATCTTTACCTATATTTTCTACCATTCGTCCCCATTGCTGGGACTGGTGGTCGGGCTTTCGATCTGCGCCTCCATGCTCTTCGCCGTAACCATTGGTGTTCTTTATCCGATGATTTTTAAAAAATTAGGGATCGATCCGGCGGTGGCCACGAATCCTTTTGTGACGACCTCTACCGACCTGGTGGGAATCCTGATCTATTTTTCGATTGCCACGGCCCTGATGCCGATCGGATAG
- a CDS encoding SAM-dependent chlorinase/fluorinase — MTETTIPTITLITDFGYRDPFVGIMKGVILAVNPEVRIVDLTHEIERHNVEEALYTLSCSCRYFPEGTIHLVVVDPGVGTGRRPLLVEWENSIFLAPDNGALSLLFADAGRCTVREITADRYMRKPVSRTFHGRDIFAPVAAWLSRGVSREKMGPEISDYKQLNIPQLLISEDRLRGEVIHVDRFGNLITNIQRQHLEAFENQDFVVEIGGKKFRGFYQSYAENRTDAPGIILNSFDLMEIFCFMGSAQEKTGILRGDRVHLYFG; from the coding sequence ATGACGGAAACGACGATCCCAACCATTACACTGATTACCGATTTCGGATACCGGGACCCCTTTGTGGGCATCATGAAGGGAGTGATCCTGGCCGTCAATCCAGAGGTCCGGATCGTTGACCTGACCCATGAGATTGAGCGACACAATGTGGAAGAGGCTCTTTACACACTCTCCTGTTCCTGTCGATACTTTCCCGAAGGGACGATTCATCTCGTTGTGGTCGATCCCGGTGTCGGAACGGGAAGGCGGCCGCTTCTCGTGGAATGGGAGAATTCCATTTTTCTGGCCCCGGATAACGGAGCGCTTTCCCTCCTTTTTGCCGACGCTGGAAGGTGTACGGTACGGGAGATTACAGCGGACAGGTATATGCGAAAGCCGGTCAGCCGGACGTTCCACGGCCGGGATATCTTCGCCCCCGTTGCGGCCTGGCTCTCCCGAGGGGTGAGCCGGGAAAAGATGGGGCCGGAAATCTCCGACTACAAACAGTTGAACATCCCCCAGTTGCTGATCAGCGAAGATCGGTTGCGGGGAGAGGTGATTCATGTGGATCGTTTCGGCAACCTGATTACCAATATTCAGCGGCAACATCTGGAGGCCTTCGAGAATCAGGATTTTGTTGTCGAGATCGGCGGCAAAAAGTTTCGCGGGTTCTATCAATCCTATGCGGAGAACCGGACCGACGCTCCCGGAATCATCCTTAACAGCTTTGATCTGATGGAGATCTTCTGTTTCATGGGAAGCGCCCAGGAGAAGACCGGAATCCTCCGGGGAGACCGGGTACACCTCTATTTCGGGTGA
- a CDS encoding amidophosphoribosyltransferase yields MPFDKFHEECGVIGIFNHPEASKLAYLGLHALQHRGQEGAGIVTSDGKKIRIERGMGLVSEIFTRERLNRLSGRAAMGHNRYSTAGESLLKNVQPLLVNYSLGQMSVAHNGNLLNAQYIKDQLEAYGSIFHTTSDTEVVVHLIAVSKYATLADRIVDALNRVKGAYSMLFMNEKEMIAVRDPRGIRPLVLGKMDEAYVVASETCAFDLIEAEYLREIKPGEMLIVNNEGAHSSFPFPRKERKACIFEHVYFARPDSVIFGNTVNTVRMNFGRALAREHPVEADVVVPVPDSGMPPSLGYAEESGIPFEPALIRNHYVGRTFIEPEHAIRHFGVKLKLNPVREALQGKRVILVDDSIVRGTTSRKIVKMVRDAGAREVHMRVSSPPTTHPCFYGIDTPTRKELIASSHTVEDIRRYITADSLGYLSVEKMMEAVPDQADGYCLACFSGKYAIRFPEIQRNQLELF; encoded by the coding sequence ATGCCGTTCGACAAGTTTCACGAAGAATGCGGTGTCATCGGGATCTTTAATCATCCCGAAGCCTCGAAGCTGGCCTATCTTGGACTGCATGCCCTGCAGCATCGCGGCCAGGAGGGCGCCGGCATCGTCACCTCCGATGGGAAGAAGATCCGTATTGAACGGGGGATGGGGTTGGTTTCCGAGATCTTTACCCGGGAGCGCCTGAACCGGCTTTCGGGAAGAGCTGCCATGGGGCACAATCGTTACTCCACCGCAGGCGAGAGCCTACTGAAGAATGTCCAACCCCTTCTGGTCAACTACTCCCTGGGGCAGATGAGTGTCGCCCATAACGGGAACCTGCTGAATGCGCAGTATATCAAGGACCAGTTGGAGGCCTACGGCTCCATCTTTCATACGACCAGCGACACGGAGGTGGTCGTTCACCTCATTGCCGTCTCCAAGTATGCAACCCTCGCGGACCGGATCGTTGATGCCTTGAACCGGGTCAAAGGGGCCTATTCCATGCTTTTTATGAATGAAAAGGAGATGATCGCCGTCCGGGATCCCCGTGGGATTCGACCCCTGGTCCTGGGGAAGATGGATGAAGCCTATGTGGTTGCCTCGGAGACCTGTGCCTTCGACCTGATCGAAGCGGAATATCTGCGGGAAATCAAACCGGGGGAGATGCTGATCGTGAATAACGAAGGAGCTCATTCCAGTTTTCCCTTTCCCCGGAAGGAACGGAAGGCCTGCATCTTCGAGCATGTCTATTTTGCCCGTCCCGACAGTGTAATCTTCGGAAATACGGTCAATACCGTCCGGATGAATTTCGGCCGTGCGCTGGCCCGGGAACATCCCGTCGAGGCCGACGTGGTGGTTCCCGTTCCCGATTCCGGAATGCCCCCCTCCCTCGGTTATGCCGAAGAATCGGGGATTCCCTTTGAACCGGCCCTGATCCGGAACCACTATGTCGGTCGGACCTTTATCGAACCGGAGCACGCCATCCGCCATTTCGGCGTCAAACTGAAGCTGAACCCCGTCCGGGAAGCCCTGCAAGGGAAACGGGTTATCCTTGTGGATGACTCCATCGTTCGGGGGACCACCAGCCGGAAGATCGTCAAGATGGTGCGGGATGCGGGGGCCCGGGAGGTTCACATGCGGGTCAGTTCCCCCCCGACCACTCATCCCTGCTTCTACGGGATCGACACTCCCACGCGGAAAGAGTTGATCGCCTCCTCCCATACCGTGGAGGACATCCGCCGCTATATTACGGCCGATTCCCTGGGCTACCTCAGTGTAGAAAAGATGATGGAGGCCGTTCCTGATCAGGCGGACGGATATTGCCTGGCCTGCTTCTCCGGGAAGTATGCCATCCGCTTCCCCGAGATCCAGCGAAATCAGCTCGAACTCTTCTGA
- the purQ gene encoding phosphoribosylformylglycinamidine synthase subunit PurQ has protein sequence MRFGIVVFPGSNCDHDCYHVTRHVLGGEAEFIWHKEEKITGIDCLILPGGFSYGDYLRTGAIAKFSPVMKAVRDFAEGGGLVFGICNGFQILLESGLLPGAMKRNESLKFICKDVWLRTESSETPFTNQLEAGEVLRIPIAHADGNYYADAETLARLNEEDRVLFRYSDPYGKTDASANPNGSRENIAGIVNEKRNVLGMMPHPERCAEAILGNEDGRGIFESILHHVQ, from the coding sequence ATGAGATTCGGCATCGTGGTATTTCCCGGCTCCAACTGTGATCACGACTGCTATCATGTGACCCGGCACGTCCTGGGCGGGGAAGCGGAATTCATCTGGCACAAGGAGGAGAAGATCACCGGAATCGACTGTCTGATCCTCCCCGGAGGGTTCTCCTACGGAGACTATCTGCGTACCGGGGCGATTGCAAAGTTTTCGCCGGTCATGAAGGCGGTCCGGGACTTTGCGGAAGGGGGCGGGCTGGTCTTCGGGATCTGCAACGGATTCCAGATCCTGCTGGAGTCGGGCCTTCTTCCCGGCGCAATGAAGCGAAATGAATCCCTTAAATTTATCTGTAAAGACGTATGGTTACGTACGGAAAGCTCAGAAACTCCTTTTACGAATCAACTTGAGGCGGGTGAGGTCCTCCGGATTCCCATTGCCCATGCCGACGGCAACTATTACGCCGATGCGGAAACCCTGGCCCGGTTGAACGAAGAGGACCGTGTCCTTTTCCGTTACAGCGATCCGTACGGAAAAACCGATGCATCGGCCAACCCCAACGGTTCCAGGGAGAACATCGCCGGGATCGTTAATGAGAAGCGGAATGTCCTCGGGATGATGCCGCACCCGGAACGGTGCGCCGAAGCGATTCTCGGCAACGAAGACGGAAGAGGAATTTTCGAGTCGATCCTCCATCACGTTCAGTAA
- a CDS encoding Rrf2 family transcriptional regulator, producing MRITRETDYAVRCVLFLSGRPETKASVAEIAGTMEIPSSFLPKIVQKLAREKLVESSRGVGGGVHLLKKPAEISLYDVINCIEDGGVGLNDCVIKERGCHRSPFCTVHPVWLAIQEVVKEQLKSYTFDNLLHSSRATGLDAFPFPE from the coding sequence ATGCGGATCACACGTGAGACAGACTATGCAGTTCGTTGCGTTCTTTTCCTTTCCGGCAGGCCGGAGACCAAAGCCTCGGTCGCAGAGATCGCCGGGACGATGGAAATTCCTTCCAGTTTTCTCCCGAAGATTGTCCAGAAACTGGCGAGGGAAAAACTGGTAGAATCGAGCCGGGGCGTGGGTGGTGGGGTGCATCTCCTCAAAAAACCGGCAGAGATCTCACTCTACGATGTAATCAACTGCATCGAAGATGGGGGCGTGGGACTCAACGACTGTGTCATTAAGGAGCGGGGATGCCATCGAAGCCCGTTCTGTACAGTCCATCCCGTCTGGTTGGCAATTCAGGAAGTGGTGAAAGAACAACTGAAATCCTATACCTTTGACAACCTGCTGCATTCTTCAAGAGCAACAGGACTGGATGCTTTCCCGTTCCCTGAATGA
- a CDS encoding cytochrome C oxidase Cbb3 (CcoN; FixN) — MAFSDTYDYDHQTVAGFIYSSIFWGVVGIVFGLWISIQLWHPAFNVPPLFTYGRIRTVHTNIMAFGLGVGVIFALFYYITMRLTRRPLLFPRLARFQLYLFNAAIALALVTLLLGMTQSKEYAELEWPLDIGVVILWVMLAINIFGTIIKRKEKQMYVSLWYIIATVVAIAILYIVNNLAVPAGWFKSYSLFAGMNDANVEWWYGHNAVGFLFTTPFLAMFYYFLPKSTGIPIFSHRLSIIAFWSLIFAYVWTGAHHLVYTPVPDWLQTVAIAFSIFLIAPSWGSVVNGYYTVGADWSKMRTNYLTKFFILAITFYGLQTIQGPTQAIRVVSSLVHFTDWVPGHVHMGTMGWVTLTAVASIYYVLPKIYNTEIYSEGIANIHFWLVLVGQLIFSITMWITGIQQGALWKATTPEGNLQYTFVETLARNYPYWEMRTVGGIIFTLGMFFFLYNIFMTVRRAKNVPVAAA; from the coding sequence ATGGCTTTTTCCGACACCTATGATTATGACCACCAGACAGTTGCGGGGTTTATCTATTCCTCGATCTTCTGGGGGGTCGTGGGGATCGTCTTCGGTCTCTGGATCTCGATTCAGCTCTGGCATCCAGCCTTCAATGTCCCGCCACTTTTTACCTATGGCCGGATTCGGACTGTTCATACCAACATCATGGCTTTCGGCTTGGGTGTGGGGGTGATCTTTGCTCTCTTCTATTATATCACCATGCGTCTGACGAGACGGCCGCTCCTCTTTCCTAGGCTGGCCCGTTTCCAGCTCTATCTTTTTAATGCAGCGATTGCCCTTGCTCTGGTGACGCTTCTCCTGGGGATGACCCAGTCCAAGGAATACGCCGAGTTGGAGTGGCCTCTTGATATCGGGGTGGTGATTCTCTGGGTGATGCTGGCCATCAATATTTTTGGAACCATCATCAAACGCAAGGAAAAGCAGATGTACGTCTCCCTCTGGTATATTATCGCCACGGTTGTCGCCATCGCCATCCTCTATATTGTCAACAATCTGGCTGTCCCCGCTGGATGGTTTAAATCTTATTCCCTCTTTGCCGGGATGAACGATGCCAATGTCGAATGGTGGTACGGCCACAATGCCGTCGGTTTTCTCTTCACCACTCCTTTTCTGGCCATGTTCTACTATTTTCTCCCCAAATCGACGGGCATCCCAATCTTCAGCCACCGGCTGTCAATCATTGCCTTCTGGTCACTCATCTTCGCCTATGTCTGGACCGGTGCGCATCATCTTGTCTATACGCCTGTTCCCGATTGGCTCCAGACCGTGGCCATTGCTTTTTCGATCTTTCTCATTGCTCCCTCTTGGGGATCAGTGGTGAACGGTTACTACACTGTAGGGGCCGACTGGTCGAAGATGCGGACAAACTACCTGACAAAGTTCTTTATCTTGGCCATCACATTCTACGGACTCCAGACGATCCAGGGACCGACCCAAGCAATCCGCGTGGTGAGTTCCCTCGTCCACTTTACCGACTGGGTTCCCGGTCATGTCCACATGGGAACCATGGGATGGGTAACCCTGACCGCTGTGGCCTCGATCTACTATGTCCTTCCCAAGATCTATAATACCGAGATCTACAGCGAAGGGATCGCGAACATCCACTTCTGGCTGGTTCTCGTGGGGCAATTGATCTTTTCCATAACCATGTGGATCACCGGAATACAGCAGGGCGCGCTCTGGAAGGCAACGACTCCCGAAGGAAACCTCCAGTACACCTTCGTGGAGACGCTGGCCCGAAACTATCCCTACTGGGAGATGCGAACCGTCGGAGGAATTATCTTTACCTTGGGCATGTTCTTTTTTCTCTATAATATTTTCATGACTGTCCGCCGGGCTAAAAATGTTCCGGTGGCGGCAGCATAG